Proteins from a single region of Chaetodon trifascialis isolate fChaTrf1 chromosome 10, fChaTrf1.hap1, whole genome shotgun sequence:
- the LOC139337236 gene encoding transmembrane protein 168-like, which translates to MCRFLRYCVSHCLHTAMTRLEEVNGDVSVWSSVRWLGYLSGINLLVALCLGLYARWERTAETILLVIFILALIVIGLASIMYYYFSMERVSFSLLHPWLGFLLGLLCFLNSPDLENDLKEKAANYMLLASVALRTLWSLLDRLFGCTRYRPAFLTSAERLELAGFATASTALLIQKSLSVMVLVVALATVMVALRMKALLALPNLVCFAVITAVLFFKSLDITTNPFALACFFSQLICDPLLDVYFSGLSVTERWQPFLVWRGLWRRLSLLPLLVVEVTFIILASRKLKDLDQWYLMIPGFVVCVLFWAICHMVFVITVWGFHTKLSDCQRVCLSQGSDGNGLDKIMASKGMRHFCLISERLVLFTLVSSVAVSAFCWQGSSSIFVSVCLLVLPLESLFHGLFHELGSSLGGTCVGYAVVIPTNYCSPDGQPMLLPPDQVQDLNRRSTGMLNSVQRFFAHHLIETFGCDYSTSGVTLEALQAKIKAFLELRTADGPRHDTYVIFYSGHTHRSGEWALAGGDTLRLDHILEWWREKNGSFCSRLIFVLDCDNSMPWVKEVRRVEGLYVAVQGAALARVADVELQDLPQLGDFTSQWVEYNCNSNSSIQWCERGRPVSAAYGISKHWSDYTLHLPTGSDVTNHWSAYFPRMTYPVVQLALWCGSLNLLWLCGACLRCLKRVKLNWFPPGILDTGQGFKLVRS; encoded by the exons ATGTGTCGTTTTCTACGCTACTGTGTCAGCCACTGCCTTCATACCGCGATGACCCGGCTGGAGGAGGTCAACGGGGATGTGAGCGTGTGGTCGTCTGTGCGGTGGCTGGGCTACCTGTCCGGCATCAACCTGCTGGTCGCTCTGTGTTTGGGGCTGTATGCCCGGTGGGAGAGGACCGCGGAGACCATTCTTCTTGTCATCTTCATTTTGGCTCTGATTGTCATCGGACTAGCGAGTATAATGTACTACTACTTCAGCATGGAGAGGGTCAGCTTCAGCCTCCTCCACCCGTGGCTCGGCTTTTTGCTGGGGCTGTTGTGTTTCCTAAACAGCCCCGACTTGGAGAACGACCTGAAGGAGAAGGCGGCCAATTACATGCTGCTGGCCAGTGTGGCTCTCAGGACGCTGTGGTCGCTGCTGGACCGACTCTTTGGATGTACCAGGTACCGTCCTGCCTTCCTCACCTCGGCGGAGCGGCTGGAGCTGGCTGGCTTTGCCACCGCCAGCACGGCGCTGCTCATCCAGAAGTCCTTGAGCgtgatggtgctggtggtggcgCTGGCCACTGTCATGGTTGCCCTCCGGATGAAGGCCCTCCTGGCTCTGCCCAACTTAGTCTGCTTTGCCGTCATCACCGCCGTGCTGTTCTTCAAGTCTCTGGACATCACCACCAACCCGTTCGCCCTCGCCTGCTTCTTCAGCCAGCTCATCTGCGACCCTCTGCTGGATGTCTACTTCAGCGGCCTCTCTGTGACCGAGCGCTGGCAGCCTTTCCTGGTGTGGCGGGGTCTGTGGCGCCGGCTGTCCCTCCTGCCTCtgctggtggtggaggtgaCCTTCATCATTCTGGCGTCCCGGAAGCTGAAAGACCTGGACCAGTGGTACCTGATGATCCCAGGCTTTGTGGTCTGCGTGCTGTTCTGGGCCATCTGCCACATGGTGTTTGTCATCACAGTGTGGGGCTTTCACACCAAACTCAGTGACTGCCAGAGGGTGTGCCTGTCCCAGGGCTCCGATGGCAACGGCCTGGACAAGATTATGGCCTCAAAGGGCATGAGACATTTCTGCCTCATCTCTGAACGCCTGGTGCTCTTCACGCTGGTGTCAAGTGTCGCCGTTTCTGCTTTTTGTTGGCAG GGCTCCAGCAGTATCTTTGTGAGCGTGTGTCTGCTTGTCCTGCCCCTGGAGTCTCTCTTCCACGGGCTTTTCCACGAGCTCGGGAGCAGCCTGGGAGGAACCTGTGTGGGCTACGCCGTGGTCATCCCCACCAACTACTGCAG TCCTGACGGTCAGCCCATGCTGCTGCCTCCGGACCAGGTGCAGGACCTGAACAGGCGCTCGACGGGCATGTTGAACAGTGTGCAGCGCTTCTTCGCCCACCACCTCATTGAGACTTTTGGCTGCGACTACTCCACCAGCGGGGTGACCCTGGAGGCTCTGCAGGCCAAGATCAAGGCCTTCTTGGAGCTTCGCACGGCGGACGGTCCTCGCCACGACACCTACGTGATCTTCTACAGCGGTCACACTCACCGCTCTGGGGAGTGGGCGCTGGCAG GGGGAGACACTCTCCGTCTGGATCACATCTTGGAGTGGTGGAGGGAGAAGAACGGCAGCTTCTGTTCGCGCCTCATCTTTGTGCTCGACTGTGACAACTCGATGCCGTGGGTGAAGGAGGTCAGGAGGGTGGAGGGCCTGTACGTGGCCGTGCAGGGAGCGGCGCTCGCTCGGGTCGCGGACGTCGAGCTGCAGGACCTCCCGCAGCTCGGAGACTTCACCTCGCAGTGGGTGGAGTACAACTGCAACTCGAACAGCAGCATCCAGTGGTGCGAGAGGGGCAGGCCAGTTTCCGCCGCTTACGGCATCTCCAAGCACTGGAGCGACTACACGCTGCACCTGccgacaggaagtgatgtcaccaACCACTGGAGCGCGTACTTCCCGCGGATGACGTACCCAGTGGTGCAGTTGGCGCTGTGGTGCGGCAGCCTGAACCTGCTGTGGCTCTGTGGCGCCTGCCTGCGGTGTCTCAAGAGAGTCAAACTCAACTGGTTTCCACCAGGGATACTGGACACCGGCCAAGGCTTCAAACTGGTCAGATCATAG
- the samtor gene encoding S-adenosylmethionine sensor upstream of mTORC1, whose amino-acid sequence MDLRDNVETGETENHQELFYVPIPDEAPCKREQEKLSGVVKNVHRKLRRKYREVGDFDKIWREHCEDEQTLSEYALAMKNLADNHWTKNCEGEGRIEWCRSVCQEYFLDGGMKRMLEKDEKSATLGRGLTAASVSAQPYSTIPSSISQLGKMRLLDVGSCFNPFLKFDEFLTVGIDIVPAVESVYKCDFLNLQLQQPLQLAGDAVDAFLRQLHNPIDTLPAQLFHVVVFSLLLSYFPSPYQRWICCKKAHELLELHGLLLIITPDSSHQNRHALMMRSWRVAVESLGFKRYKYVKYSHMHLIAFRKVCLATTSDLVSRNYPEMLYIPQDFHSNEEEECADVPVQVRSEFEDDQLAWGFTELPDTPYDSDSGESQGSSVPGFHELEDPILLQS is encoded by the exons ATGGACCTCAGGGACAATGTCGAGACAGGGGAGACGGAAAACCACCAGGAGTTGTTCTACGTGCCGATTCCAGATGAAGCACCGTGCAAGAGGGAGCAGGAGAAGCTGTCGGGGGTCGTCAAAAACGTCCACAGAAAACTGCGCAGGAAATACAGAGAGG TGGGCGACTTTGACAAGATCTGGCGTGAGCACTGTGAGGATGAGCAGACGCTGAGTGAGTACGCCCTCGCCATGAAGAACCTCGCTGACAACCACTGGACCAAAAACTGCGAAGGAGAGGGCCGCATCGAATGGTGTCGCAG CGTCTGTCAAGAATACTTTTTGGATGGCGGGATGAAAAGAATGTTAGAAAAGGACGAGAAAAGCGCCACGCTTGGCCGGGGTCTGACTGCAGCATCTGTAAGTGCCCAACCATACAGCACCATCCCCAG TTCCATCTCTCAGCTGGGGAAAATGCGCCTTCTTGACGTGGGAAGCTGCTTCAACCCTTTCTTGAAGTTTGATGAATTCCTCACAGTTGGTATTGACATAGTGCCTGCAGTTGAG AGCGTGTACAAGTGCGACTTCCTCAAccttcagctccagcagcctctccaGCTGGCAGGCGATGCAGTAGACGCCTTCCTCCGCCAGCTGCACAACCCCATCGACACTCTGCCTGCCCAGCTTTTCCACGTGGTGGTCTTCTCCCTACTCCTGTCTTACTTCCCCTCCCCATACCAGCGCTGGATCTGCTGTAAGAAGGCCCacgagctgctggagctgcacgGCCTTCTGCTCATCATCACGCCCGACTCCTCCCACCAAAACCGCCACGCCCTCATGATGCGCAGCTGGCGCGTCGCAGTGGAGTCGCTGGGCTTCAAGCGCTACAAATACGTCAAATATTCCCACATGCATCTCATCGCCTTCCGTAAGGTGTGTCTGGCCACCACCAGCGACCTGGTGTCACGAAACTACCCTGAGATGCTCTACATCCCTCAGGACTTCCATTCcaatgaggaggaagagtgtgCCGACGTGCCCGTGCAGGTGCGCTCCGAGTTTGAGGATGACCAGCTGGCTTGGGGCTTCACGGAGCTACCTGACACGCCCTATGATTCAGATTCCGGGGAGAGCCAGGGCAGCTCGGTGCCCGGCTTCCACGAGCTAGAAGACCCCATCCTGCTTCAGAGCTAG